In Phenylobacterium koreense, one DNA window encodes the following:
- a CDS encoding M24 family metallopeptidase yields MRADRRLFLQAAGAAGASMALGGVANAQADGLSSLTKTARPISQAERLARIARAQELMKAGGQAALVVEPGASLTYFTGVRWGRSERVTAAIIPVEGEALVVTPHFEEPSVRESLAIPAEVRVWHEDEDPAAVAARWLKERRLDKGTVGVEETVRFFVTDGLAHRLPEARFVSGAPVVRGCRMIKSPAEIALMQLAADVTLGAYRYTHARVERGMTPADIGALMDRATVALGGRPEFNLILLGEASAYPHGSGKPQAVRDGEVVLMDCGCTVEGYQSDISRTFVFGEPTAPQRKVWKEVARGQQIAFERAQVGVAAGAVDDAVRRHYESLGYGPRYQLPGLSHRTGHGIGLDGHEPVNFVHGEATKLAPGMCLSNEPGLYLPGQFGVRLEDCIYMTENGPRWFSRPPASIDEPFR; encoded by the coding sequence ATGCGCGCGGATCGACGGCTATTTCTGCAGGCGGCGGGCGCTGCGGGCGCGAGCATGGCCCTTGGCGGCGTCGCCAACGCCCAGGCCGACGGGCTCTCAAGCCTTACCAAGACCGCCCGGCCGATCAGCCAGGCCGAGCGGCTGGCGCGGATCGCCAGGGCCCAGGAACTGATGAAGGCGGGCGGGCAGGCGGCGCTGGTTGTCGAGCCGGGCGCCTCGCTGACCTATTTCACCGGCGTTCGCTGGGGGCGCAGCGAGCGGGTGACCGCGGCGATCATTCCCGTCGAGGGCGAAGCGCTGGTGGTGACCCCCCACTTCGAAGAGCCCTCGGTGCGCGAAAGCCTGGCCATTCCGGCGGAGGTCCGGGTCTGGCACGAGGACGAGGATCCGGCGGCGGTGGCCGCGCGCTGGCTGAAGGAACGCAGGCTCGACAAGGGGACGGTCGGGGTCGAGGAGACGGTCCGCTTCTTCGTGACCGACGGCCTGGCCCATCGGCTTCCGGAGGCGCGTTTCGTATCCGGGGCGCCGGTGGTGCGGGGTTGCCGCATGATCAAGTCGCCCGCCGAGATCGCGCTGATGCAGCTAGCGGCCGACGTGACGCTGGGCGCCTATCGCTACACCCATGCGAGGGTCGAGCGGGGCATGACGCCGGCCGACATCGGGGCCCTGATGGACCGGGCGACGGTGGCCCTGGGCGGGCGGCCGGAGTTCAACCTGATCCTGCTGGGCGAAGCCAGCGCCTATCCTCACGGTTCGGGCAAGCCTCAGGCGGTCCGCGACGGCGAGGTGGTGCTGATGGACTGCGGCTGCACGGTCGAGGGTTATCAGTCCGACATCTCCCGCACCTTCGTCTTCGGCGAGCCGACGGCGCCGCAGCGGAAGGTCTGGAAGGAGGTCGCGCGGGGCCAGCAGATCGCCTTCGAAAGGGCGCAGGTTGGCGTGGCCGCCGGGGCGGTGGATGACGCCGTGCGCCGCCACTACGAGAGCCTGGGCTATGGGCCGCGCTATCAGCTTCCGGGCCTGTCGCATCGCACCGGCCATGGGATCGGTCTGGACGGCCACGAGCCGGTGAACTTCGTCCATGGCGAGGCGACGAAGCTGGCGCCCGGCATGTGCCTGTCGAACGAGCCGGGGCTCTATCTGCCCGGCCAGTTCGGCGTGCGGCTGGAAGACTGCATCTACATGACCGAGAATGGCCCGCGCTGGTTCTCGCGGCCGCCGGCTTCCATCGACGAGCCGTTCAGATGA
- a CDS encoding chorismate mutase: MADPMTAPPSLEAIRARIDAIDAQLLALVDERAGLAVHVAAAKAAAGDGDKFGLRPGREAQLLRTLLSKDRKAARPSLVVRIWRELIGDSLSRQGPFHLNVFGGRDPGRAVEGARLRFGAAPPLRQVAKPEEALAAAKTPGGVAILALSSDTPWWGRLLVDPQLKVFAALPCLTTWGPLSALAVAQVEVEPTGADITYWVTDAPGSAQAVEEALGRDGVAGDMIAEAGGLKLFGLLGYYQVNDERLARAPGRLTGVIGAAPAPMDV, from the coding sequence ATGGCCGATCCAATGACCGCGCCGCCCAGCCTGGAAGCCATCCGTGCGCGGATCGACGCCATCGACGCCCAGCTCCTGGCGCTCGTGGACGAGCGTGCGGGCCTGGCCGTCCATGTGGCTGCCGCCAAGGCCGCGGCCGGCGACGGCGACAAGTTCGGCCTGCGTCCCGGCCGGGAAGCCCAGCTCCTGCGCACCCTGCTTTCCAAGGACCGCAAGGCCGCCCGCCCCAGCCTCGTGGTCCGTATCTGGCGCGAGCTGATCGGCGACAGCCTCTCGCGCCAGGGTCCGTTCCATCTCAACGTCTTCGGCGGACGCGATCCCGGCCGCGCCGTCGAGGGCGCGCGCCTGCGCTTCGGCGCCGCTCCGCCCCTGCGCCAGGTGGCCAAGCCGGAAGAGGCGCTGGCGGCGGCCAAGACCCCCGGCGGCGTGGCGATCCTGGCGCTCTCGTCCGACACCCCTTGGTGGGGCCGGCTGCTGGTCGATCCGCAGCTCAAGGTCTTCGCGGCCCTACCCTGCCTCACCACCTGGGGCCCGCTCTCGGCCCTGGCCGTGGCGCAGGTCGAGGTCGAGCCGACCGGCGCCGACATCACCTACTGGGTCACCGACGCGCCGGGCTCGGCCCAGGCGGTCGAAGAGGCCCTGGGCCGCGACGGCGTGGCCGGCGACATGATCGCCGAGGCCGGCGGCCTCAAGCTGTTCGGCCTGCTGGGCTACTACCAGGTCAACGACGAGCGTCTGGCCCGCGCGCCCGGCCGGCTGACGGGCGTCATCGGGGCTGCGCCGGCGCCGATGGACGTGTAA
- the hisC gene encoding histidinol-phosphate transaminase, translating into MSEVLTDRSAAPRPVPKPGILDIAPYVPGKAKVEGVAHPLKLSANENILGSSPKAREAFATAFDQLQMYPDGRSNELREAIATKYGLEPERLLFGCGSDEIFQLLNQTFLEPGDNIVQGEFGFGAYAIGARACQAEVRMAPEPNYRIDVDELLKLVDARTRIVFVANPANPTGTWNLRQEIRRLHAGLPPAVVLCLDGAYAEFCDDPDYEDGMSLVREFDNVVVTRTFSKLHGLAALRVGWAYMPAEMASAVDRIRLPFNVNIPAQLAAVAALGDDDFQRRSLDLVNQWRPWLTQQLGGLGLEPLPSAANFVLVGFPTTPGRTAREADAFLSARGLITRYVAGYGLPNHLRITIGLEEHNRAVVEALSEFMRG; encoded by the coding sequence ATGTCCGAAGTGCTCACCGATCGCTCCGCCGCCCCCCGCCCGGTCCCCAAGCCGGGCATCCTCGACATCGCGCCCTATGTGCCGGGCAAGGCGAAGGTCGAAGGGGTGGCGCACCCGCTGAAGCTCTCGGCCAACGAGAATATCCTGGGCTCCAGCCCCAAGGCGCGCGAGGCCTTCGCCACCGCCTTCGACCAGCTCCAGATGTATCCCGACGGCCGCTCCAACGAGCTGCGCGAGGCGATCGCGACCAAGTACGGCCTGGAGCCCGAACGCCTGCTGTTCGGCTGCGGCTCGGATGAGATATTCCAGCTCCTCAACCAGACCTTCCTCGAGCCGGGCGACAACATCGTCCAGGGCGAGTTCGGCTTCGGCGCCTACGCCATCGGCGCGCGGGCCTGCCAGGCCGAGGTCCGCATGGCCCCGGAGCCAAACTACCGCATCGACGTCGATGAGCTGCTCAAGCTTGTGGACGCCCGCACCCGGATCGTCTTCGTCGCCAATCCGGCCAATCCGACAGGAACCTGGAACCTTCGGCAGGAAATCCGCCGATTGCACGCCGGTCTGCCGCCTGCCGTGGTCCTCTGCCTGGACGGCGCCTATGCCGAATTCTGCGACGACCCGGACTACGAAGACGGCATGTCCCTGGTCCGCGAATTCGACAACGTCGTCGTCACCCGGACCTTCTCCAAGCTGCACGGCCTGGCTGCCTTGCGCGTCGGCTGGGCCTATATGCCGGCCGAGATGGCCAGCGCCGTCGACCGTATCCGCCTGCCGTTCAACGTGAACATCCCGGCCCAGCTCGCCGCCGTCGCCGCCCTCGGCGACGACGACTTCCAGCGCCGCTCCCTCGATCTGGTGAACCAGTGGCGGCCCTGGCTGACGCAACAGCTCGGCGGCCTCGGCCTCGAGCCCCTGCCCTCGGCGGCGAACTTCGTCCTGGTCGGATTCCCGACCACGCCTGGCAGGACCGCCCGCGAGGCTGACGCCTTCCTCAGCGCCCGTGGCCTGATCACCCGCTACGTGGCCGGCTACGGCCTGCCCAACCACCTGCGCATCACCATCGGCCTGGAAGAGCACAACCGCGCCGTGGTCGAGGCCCTGTCCGAGTTCATGAGGGGCTGA
- a CDS encoding prephenate/arogenate dehydrogenase family protein yields MAVIYQRMAVIGCGLIGSSVIRAAREAGVVGHVFVADASEAHRQRIVELGYADEVTGDIAQAVKDADLVVLAVPVLAMGSAAEAAAAALKPGATVTDVGSVKGSVAQAMIKALPDNVFVIPGHPIAGTEHSGPDAGLAELFQNRWVILTPQPRDDEPYLEATARLADFWRALGANVEQMDATHHDLVLAVTSHLPHLIAYNIVGTAADMEEVTQAEVMKYSAGGFRDFTRIAASDPTMWRDVFVANKDAVLEILGRFTEDLQALSRAIRWGEADKLFDLFTRTREIRRGIIAAGQESAEPNFGRDRGKH; encoded by the coding sequence ATGGCCGTGATCTACCAACGGATGGCGGTGATCGGCTGCGGTCTGATCGGCTCGTCGGTGATCCGCGCGGCTCGCGAGGCCGGCGTGGTCGGCCACGTCTTCGTCGCCGACGCCAGTGAAGCCCACCGCCAGCGGATCGTCGAGCTGGGCTATGCCGACGAGGTCACCGGCGACATCGCCCAAGCGGTGAAGGACGCCGACCTCGTGGTCCTGGCCGTGCCGGTCCTGGCCATGGGATCAGCCGCTGAGGCTGCGGCCGCGGCCCTGAAGCCCGGGGCGACGGTCACCGACGTCGGCTCGGTCAAGGGCTCGGTCGCCCAGGCCATGATCAAGGCCCTACCCGACAACGTCTTCGTCATCCCCGGCCACCCGATCGCCGGCACCGAGCACTCCGGCCCCGACGCAGGGCTCGCCGAGCTCTTCCAGAACCGGTGGGTGATCCTCACCCCGCAGCCCCGGGACGACGAGCCCTATCTCGAAGCCACCGCCAGGCTGGCGGATTTCTGGCGGGCGCTGGGCGCCAATGTCGAGCAGATGGACGCCACGCACCACGACCTGGTGCTGGCCGTCACCAGCCACCTGCCCCACCTGATCGCCTACAACATCGTCGGCACGGCCGCCGACATGGAGGAGGTCACCCAGGCCGAGGTGATGAAGTACTCCGCCGGCGGCTTCCGCGACTTCACCCGCATCGCCGCCTCCGACCCGACCATGTGGCGCGACGTCTTCGTGGCCAACAAGGATGCCGTGCTGGAAATCCTCGGCCGCTTCACCGAGGACCTGCAGGCCCTGTCGCGGGCCATCCGCTGGGGCGAGGCCGACAAGCTTTTCGACCTCTTCACCCGCACCCGCGAAATCCGCCGCGGCATCATCGCCGCCGGCCAGGAAAGCGCCGAACCCAACTTCGGCCGCGACCGCGGCAAGCACTGA
- a CDS encoding elongation factor G has translation MGRPGTGAARAIALVGAAGAGKTTLMEAMLFAAGAIPRQGDVGSASVGDASPEARARGQSIEFNIAGFEFMGDRYGVIDCPGSPEFSGTEDYVLPAVDLAIIVADPNPTRAGLLQPIFKELEERRVPHAVFVNKIDQARGPLDELLAAMAPASGNRLVARQIPLIDKEHVTGFVDLALERAFVYRPGRPSERIELSPDIAGLEADARFHMLEQLADFDDELMEQLLSDLNPAQDAVFADLVSDLAQGLITPVFFGSALNGFGVRRLLKALRHETPDVMAAAARMGLDGPSAYVLKTSYVGQAGKIAYARVMQGELADGQELTLGGGEKSRAGGLVSFTSPSGRKTDKALAGEVVSIGKLDAVTPGQVLSMDGKARSCSAPACPPTALFSMSIAAKDRKDDVRLSAALAKLVEEDPALSVSQDHETQETLISGRGEAHIQVALERLRRRFGVEAQVGKPKVSYRESLRKAVTQRGRHKKQTGGHGQFGDVVLEIRPRARGEGFAFSQKITGGVVPKQWIPSVEQGVRDAMERGALGFPVTDVEVVLVDGSYHSVDSSEMSFRAAGRLAMSEGLKAGAPYLLEPVEKLTIHAPQSSTSRITQAVSGRRGQILGFHPREGWEGWDEIEVCLPRAERQDLIVELRGLTQGLGEFTAEFDHMAELPGRLADQIAKREQPAA, from the coding sequence ATGGGCAGACCAGGTACCGGCGCCGCACGCGCCATCGCCCTCGTAGGTGCGGCGGGAGCCGGCAAGACAACACTCATGGAAGCCATGCTGTTCGCCGCCGGCGCCATCCCGCGCCAGGGCGACGTCGGCTCGGCCAGCGTCGGCGACGCCAGTCCGGAGGCGCGCGCCCGCGGGCAGTCCATCGAGTTCAACATCGCGGGCTTCGAGTTCATGGGCGACCGCTACGGGGTGATCGACTGCCCCGGATCGCCGGAGTTCTCCGGGACCGAGGACTATGTGCTGCCGGCGGTCGACCTGGCGATCATCGTCGCCGATCCCAATCCGACCCGCGCGGGGCTGCTGCAGCCGATCTTCAAGGAATTGGAAGAGCGGCGAGTGCCGCACGCGGTCTTCGTCAACAAGATCGATCAGGCGCGCGGACCTCTGGACGAGCTGTTGGCGGCCATGGCCCCGGCCTCGGGCAATCGCCTAGTGGCCCGGCAGATCCCGCTGATCGACAAGGAACATGTGACCGGGTTCGTGGACCTGGCGCTGGAACGGGCTTTCGTCTACCGGCCAGGCCGCCCATCGGAGCGGATCGAGCTTTCGCCGGACATCGCCGGGCTCGAGGCCGATGCACGTTTCCACATGCTGGAGCAGCTCGCCGACTTCGACGACGAACTGATGGAGCAACTGCTCTCCGACCTCAATCCGGCCCAGGACGCGGTGTTTGCGGACCTGGTCTCGGACCTGGCCCAGGGCCTGATCACGCCGGTCTTCTTCGGCTCGGCGCTCAATGGGTTCGGCGTCCGCCGCCTGCTGAAGGCGCTGCGGCATGAAACCCCCGATGTCATGGCGGCCGCGGCGCGCATGGGCCTGGACGGCCCCAGCGCCTATGTCCTGAAGACCTCCTATGTCGGTCAGGCCGGCAAGATCGCCTATGCGCGGGTCATGCAAGGCGAGCTGGCGGACGGCCAGGAACTGACCCTGGGCGGCGGCGAGAAGAGCCGCGCCGGGGGCCTGGTCAGCTTCACCAGCCCCTCCGGGCGCAAGACCGACAAGGCGCTGGCGGGGGAGGTCGTCTCCATCGGCAAGCTGGATGCGGTCACGCCTGGCCAGGTGCTGTCGATGGATGGCAAGGCGCGGAGCTGTTCGGCCCCGGCGTGTCCGCCTACGGCCCTGTTCTCGATGTCCATCGCCGCCAAGGACCGCAAGGACGACGTGCGGCTTTCGGCGGCCCTGGCCAAGCTGGTCGAGGAAGACCCGGCCCTTTCGGTGAGCCAGGATCACGAGACCCAGGAGACGCTGATCTCCGGCCGCGGCGAGGCGCACATTCAGGTGGCGCTGGAGCGGCTGCGGCGGCGGTTCGGTGTGGAGGCCCAGGTCGGTAAGCCCAAGGTCTCCTATCGGGAATCCCTGCGAAAGGCGGTCACCCAGCGCGGTCGGCACAAGAAGCAGACTGGCGGCCACGGCCAGTTCGGCGACGTGGTCCTGGAAATCCGGCCGCGGGCGCGCGGCGAGGGCTTCGCATTCTCGCAGAAGATCACCGGCGGAGTGGTGCCCAAGCAGTGGATCCCGTCGGTCGAACAGGGGGTGCGCGACGCCATGGAGCGCGGGGCGCTGGGCTTTCCGGTCACCGACGTCGAAGTGGTGCTGGTGGATGGCTCCTATCACAGCGTCGACTCCTCGGAGATGAGCTTCCGGGCGGCCGGACGGCTGGCGATGAGCGAGGGATTGAAGGCCGGCGCGCCCTATCTGCTGGAGCCGGTGGAGAAGCTGACCATCCACGCGCCGCAGTCTTCGACCTCAAGGATCACCCAGGCGGTTTCCGGACGGCGTGGGCAGATCCTCGGCTTCCATCCGCGCGAGGGATGGGAAGGCTGGGACGAGATCGAGGTCTGTCTGCCGCGCGCCGAGCGCCAGGACCTGATCGTCGAGCTGCGCGGCCTGACCCAGGGGCTGGGCGAGTTCACGGCGGAGTTCGACCACATGGCCGAGCTGCCCGGACGCCTGGCCGACCAGATAGCCAAGCGCGAACAGCCGGCGGCCTAG